The proteins below are encoded in one region of Micromonospora sp. DSM 45708:
- a CDS encoding Fic family protein, with product MTTDPLAPLLALADVAPAVEQARDRVDQAHRHRALRRQGGPLAAEISLRSAVASAALEGRDHDREEVRAGTVTDPVLQGALRVAGALPGLSDLWPKAPRQVLARLHVLAARDVVTEEELGRPVADPVVAARLDGLAGLVAGGTKVPPLVLAAVVHGELLNLRPFPGPSGVVARAAARLVLISTGFDPRGLVAVDVGHREREPEYVGAAGAFATGTPDGLRSWLRHYMAAVEVGADQITLIGDEILAAS from the coding sequence GTGACCACTGATCCGCTCGCCCCGCTGCTCGCGCTCGCCGACGTCGCGCCCGCCGTCGAGCAGGCCCGGGACCGGGTCGACCAGGCCCACCGGCACCGCGCGCTGCGCCGCCAGGGCGGTCCGCTCGCCGCCGAGATCAGCCTCCGCTCGGCCGTGGCCAGCGCCGCGCTGGAGGGCCGGGACCACGACCGCGAGGAGGTACGCGCCGGCACGGTCACCGACCCGGTGCTCCAGGGCGCGCTGCGGGTGGCCGGGGCGCTGCCCGGCCTGAGCGACCTCTGGCCGAAGGCGCCCCGACAGGTGCTCGCCCGGCTGCACGTGCTCGCCGCCCGCGACGTGGTGACCGAGGAGGAGCTGGGACGCCCGGTGGCCGACCCGGTGGTGGCGGCCCGCCTCGACGGCCTGGCCGGCCTGGTGGCCGGCGGCACGAAGGTACCGCCGCTGGTGCTGGCCGCCGTGGTGCACGGCGAACTGCTGAACCTGCGCCCGTTCCCGGGCCCCTCCGGCGTGGTCGCCCGCGCCGCCGCGCGCCTGGTGCTGATCTCCACCGGGTTCGACCCCCGTGGGCTGGTCGCGGTCGACGTCGGGCACCGCGAGCGGGAACCGGAGTACGTCGGCGCGGCCGGCGCCTTCGCCACCGGCACCCCGGACGGCCTGCGCTCCTGGCTGCGGCACTACATGGCGGCGGTGGAGGTCGGAGCGGACCAGATCACGCTCATCGGCGACGAGATCCTCGCCGCCTCCTGA
- the acs gene encoding acetate--CoA ligase — MSEALANLLNETRQFPPPAELAANANVTAEAYEEATADRLAFWERQAGRLTWAQPWEQVLDWSNAPFAKWFTGGRLNVAYNCLDRHVEAGHGDKVAIHWEGEPGDTRTVTYADLHRLTCQAANALTELGVTAGDRVAIYLPMIPEAAVAMLACARIGATHSVVFGGFSADALTNRIQDASAKVVITADGGFRRGKPSALKPTVDEAVANCPSVEHVLVVRRTGEEVGWSAKDHWWHETVETAAPEHEAQPFDAEHPLFILYTSGTTARPKGILHTTGGYLTQVSYTTHAVFDLKPETDVYWCTADIGWVTGHSYIVYGPLSNGATQVMYEGTPDTPHKGRFWEIVDKYRVSILYTAPTLIRTMMKWGEDIPAGYDLSSLRLLGSVGEPINPEAWIWYRQYVGRGELPVVDTWWQTETGAMMISPLPGVTEAKPGSAMTPLPGVVADVVDDQGESVPNGGGGYLVLTEPWPSMLRTIWGDDNRFLETYWSRFGAGANAGDRWVYFAGDGAKKDDDGHVWLLGRVDDVMLVSGHNISTTEVESALVSHPSVAEAAVVGATDPTTGQAIVAFAIPRGSAEISGDAGEQLITELRNHVARTLGPIAKPRQIMLVPELPKTRSGKIMRRLLRDVAENRSLGDVTTLQDSSVMELISSGMSGGKSDED; from the coding sequence ATGAGCGAGGCATTGGCCAATCTGCTGAACGAGACGCGCCAGTTCCCGCCGCCGGCCGAACTCGCCGCGAACGCCAACGTGACAGCGGAGGCGTACGAGGAGGCGACCGCCGACCGGCTCGCCTTCTGGGAGCGCCAGGCCGGCCGGCTGACCTGGGCCCAGCCGTGGGAGCAGGTGCTCGACTGGTCCAACGCCCCGTTCGCGAAGTGGTTCACCGGCGGCCGGCTCAACGTGGCGTACAACTGCCTGGACCGGCACGTGGAGGCCGGTCACGGCGACAAGGTGGCGATCCACTGGGAGGGCGAGCCGGGTGACACCCGGACGGTCACCTACGCGGACCTGCACCGGCTCACCTGTCAGGCGGCGAACGCGCTGACCGAGCTGGGCGTGACGGCCGGTGACCGGGTGGCGATCTACCTGCCGATGATCCCGGAGGCGGCGGTGGCGATGCTCGCCTGCGCCCGGATCGGCGCCACGCACAGCGTGGTGTTCGGCGGCTTCTCCGCCGACGCGCTGACCAACCGGATCCAGGACGCCAGCGCCAAGGTGGTGATCACCGCGGACGGCGGCTTCCGGCGGGGCAAGCCGTCGGCGCTCAAGCCGACCGTGGACGAGGCGGTGGCGAACTGCCCGTCGGTGGAGCACGTGCTGGTGGTCCGCCGCACCGGCGAGGAGGTCGGCTGGTCGGCGAAGGACCACTGGTGGCACGAGACGGTGGAGACCGCCGCGCCGGAGCACGAGGCGCAGCCGTTCGACGCCGAGCATCCGCTGTTCATCCTCTACACCAGCGGCACCACCGCCCGGCCGAAGGGCATCCTGCACACCACCGGCGGCTACCTGACCCAGGTGTCGTACACGACGCACGCGGTGTTCGACCTGAAGCCGGAGACCGACGTCTACTGGTGCACGGCCGACATCGGCTGGGTGACCGGGCACTCCTACATCGTCTACGGCCCGCTCTCCAACGGCGCCACCCAGGTCATGTACGAGGGCACCCCGGACACCCCGCACAAGGGCCGGTTCTGGGAGATCGTCGACAAGTACCGGGTGAGCATCCTCTACACCGCGCCGACGCTGATCCGCACGATGATGAAGTGGGGCGAGGACATCCCGGCGGGCTACGACCTGTCGTCGCTGCGCCTGCTCGGCAGCGTCGGCGAGCCGATCAACCCGGAGGCGTGGATCTGGTACCGGCAGTACGTCGGCCGCGGTGAGCTGCCGGTCGTCGACACCTGGTGGCAGACCGAGACCGGGGCGATGATGATCTCGCCGCTGCCGGGGGTGACCGAGGCGAAGCCCGGCTCGGCGATGACCCCGCTGCCCGGTGTCGTCGCCGACGTGGTCGACGACCAGGGCGAGTCGGTGCCGAACGGCGGGGGTGGCTACCTGGTGCTCACCGAGCCGTGGCCGTCGATGCTGCGCACCATCTGGGGCGACGACAACCGGTTCCTGGAGACGTACTGGTCGCGGTTCGGGGCGGGCGCCAACGCCGGCGACAGGTGGGTCTACTTCGCCGGTGACGGCGCGAAGAAGGACGACGACGGGCACGTCTGGCTGCTCGGCCGGGTCGACGACGTGATGCTGGTGTCCGGGCACAACATCTCCACCACCGAGGTGGAGTCGGCGCTGGTGAGTCACCCGTCGGTGGCGGAGGCGGCGGTGGTCGGCGCGACCGACCCGACCACCGGGCAGGCGATCGTCGCGTTCGCCATCCCGCGTGGCAGCGCGGAGATCTCCGGCGACGCGGGCGAGCAGCTCATCACCGAGCTGCGTAACCACGTGGCGAGGACGCTCGGCCCGATCGCCAAGCCGCGGCAGATCATGCTGGTGCCGGAGCTGCCGAAGACCCGATCCGGCAAGATCATGCGTCGGCTGCTGCGGGACGTGGCGGAGAACCGGTCGCTCGGTGACGTGACCACGTTGCAGGACTCCTCGGTGATGGAGTTGATCTCGTCAGGGATGAGCGGCGGCAAGTCCGACGAGGACTGA
- a CDS encoding immune inhibitor A domain-containing protein, with translation MLPSSQSRARRRLLVALPAIALAATSLTVTGSAAAQPSRSASATIAADEFYINYAEPEVQPDTGGKETKGKDGVFSAPADEARAYDRKYAGGNPIAARELAKLEAKSIRTGQSPRKIKKAKNTQTAKLLTLLVEFNDKANDDFTNVMVPKTVFEDRTCVPGTVQNGPRHNTIPNPATLPHKDNNSMWVPDFSPAHYDKMLYTKQGITERVRKDLKGPDGKPGINLAGRTMHNMYLEMSKNAYTVDGQASPWITVPHSEGWYAASRCFQDENGNWVAGREQSMNGHPDNPQGAGRLATDAIDSLAAADPNFPWADYDIEDQSDRDGDGNYHEPDGVIDHLVLVHANQGKSRGGGDVGVYSVWAHSSTVAGGYTIPGTNLKVSNYIVQPEDAGVGVFAHEFGHDLGLPDLYDTSGNADSDVDFWDLMASGSHSGEIFQALPTHMGLWDKWVLGWAEPKTFGPGDRAKLVKLGQTSRTPVGTEDGIKIDLPDKVITLAEPHSGANMWYSGADQAWADVKLSRTVAVPNAADAKFWMWNDYVIEEDWDYGFVEVSTDGGATWTERKVYDSSGALVSTDDGYSDPNGRMVDFGNKKYGLTGSTGGWRHDYVDLSPYAGQTVQVRLRYATDEAFQERGWFADDFSVTGGGATTWSDDVEGGAAGWTQTGGTFTDTTGAGWHVDTGTQVRSHYYLAEWRNFDGFDKGLKYAYDTVYSHEAWKVDRISYNAPGMLVWYRDTELGDVNHVTAQMTALPSYGAKGGLLIVDSHNDPLRRKGVAAEKDPSVLKNLPSRPQSSNAAFGLTPTYPFKECLEAADEPYSEYCTTFGRQAPVRGFTDTKGWYPGIEIRDGSPYARDNDASVVVPSKGNQQYTTRVVNPDGTPATDYYGSTLGGGAIVLGTGNPGDAGVAYGTSIIIKRAAKDNSYATVYVVPPRS, from the coding sequence ATGCTCCCCAGTTCGCAATCCCGGGCCCGCCGGCGACTACTCGTCGCGCTGCCCGCCATCGCCCTCGCGGCCACGTCGCTGACCGTGACGGGCAGTGCGGCGGCCCAGCCGTCCCGGTCCGCGTCGGCCACCATCGCGGCGGACGAGTTCTACATCAACTACGCCGAGCCCGAGGTGCAGCCGGACACCGGCGGCAAGGAGACCAAGGGCAAGGACGGGGTCTTCTCCGCACCGGCGGACGAGGCCCGCGCCTACGACCGCAAGTACGCCGGCGGCAACCCGATCGCCGCCCGGGAGCTGGCCAAGCTGGAGGCCAAGTCCATCCGGACCGGCCAGAGCCCTCGCAAGATCAAGAAGGCCAAGAACACCCAGACCGCCAAGCTCCTGACGTTGCTGGTGGAGTTCAACGACAAGGCCAACGACGACTTCACCAACGTGATGGTGCCGAAGACGGTCTTCGAGGACCGCACCTGCGTGCCCGGCACGGTGCAGAACGGGCCGCGGCACAACACCATCCCGAACCCGGCCACGCTGCCGCACAAGGACAACAACTCGATGTGGGTGCCGGACTTCTCGCCGGCCCACTACGACAAGATGCTCTACACCAAGCAGGGCATCACCGAGCGGGTCCGCAAGGACCTCAAGGGGCCGGACGGCAAGCCGGGCATCAACCTCGCCGGCCGGACCATGCACAACATGTACCTGGAGATGTCCAAGAACGCGTACACCGTGGACGGGCAGGCCAGCCCGTGGATCACGGTGCCGCACTCGGAGGGTTGGTACGCCGCCTCCCGCTGCTTCCAGGACGAGAACGGCAACTGGGTCGCCGGCCGTGAGCAGTCGATGAACGGCCACCCGGACAACCCGCAGGGCGCGGGGCGGCTCGCCACCGACGCGATCGACTCGCTGGCCGCCGCCGACCCGAACTTCCCCTGGGCCGACTACGACATCGAGGACCAGAGCGACCGCGACGGCGACGGCAACTACCACGAGCCGGACGGCGTGATCGACCACCTGGTGCTGGTGCACGCCAACCAGGGCAAGTCCCGTGGTGGCGGCGACGTCGGCGTCTACTCGGTCTGGGCGCACTCCTCCACGGTGGCCGGTGGCTACACCATTCCCGGCACGAACCTGAAGGTGTCGAACTACATCGTGCAGCCGGAGGACGCCGGTGTCGGCGTCTTCGCCCACGAGTTCGGGCACGACCTGGGCCTGCCGGACCTCTACGACACGTCCGGGAACGCCGACTCCGACGTGGACTTCTGGGACCTGATGGCGTCCGGCTCGCACTCCGGCGAGATCTTCCAGGCGCTCCCCACCCACATGGGCCTCTGGGACAAGTGGGTGCTGGGCTGGGCCGAGCCGAAGACGTTCGGGCCGGGCGACCGGGCCAAGCTGGTCAAGCTCGGGCAGACCTCGCGTACGCCGGTGGGCACCGAGGACGGCATCAAGATCGACCTGCCGGACAAGGTGATCACGCTGGCCGAGCCGCACAGCGGCGCGAACATGTGGTACTCCGGCGCCGACCAGGCGTGGGCGGACGTCAAGCTGAGCCGCACGGTGGCCGTCCCGAACGCCGCCGACGCGAAGTTCTGGATGTGGAACGACTACGTCATCGAGGAGGACTGGGACTACGGCTTCGTCGAGGTCTCCACGGACGGCGGCGCCACCTGGACCGAGCGCAAGGTCTACGACTCCTCCGGCGCGCTGGTCTCCACCGACGACGGCTACTCCGACCCGAACGGCCGGATGGTCGACTTCGGCAACAAGAAGTACGGCCTGACCGGCAGCACCGGCGGCTGGCGCCACGACTACGTGGACCTGTCGCCGTACGCCGGACAGACCGTGCAGGTGCGGCTGCGGTACGCCACCGACGAGGCGTTCCAGGAGCGTGGCTGGTTCGCCGACGACTTCTCGGTCACCGGCGGCGGCGCGACCACGTGGAGCGACGACGTCGAGGGCGGCGCGGCCGGCTGGACCCAGACCGGCGGCACGTTCACCGACACCACCGGCGCGGGCTGGCACGTCGACACGGGCACCCAGGTCCGGTCGCACTACTACCTGGCCGAGTGGCGCAACTTCGACGGCTTCGACAAGGGCCTGAAGTACGCCTACGACACCGTCTACTCGCACGAGGCGTGGAAGGTCGACCGGATCTCCTACAACGCGCCGGGCATGCTGGTCTGGTACCGGGACACCGAGCTGGGCGACGTCAACCACGTCACCGCGCAGATGACCGCGCTGCCCAGCTACGGCGCCAAGGGCGGGCTGCTGATCGTCGACTCGCACAACGACCCGCTGCGTCGCAAGGGCGTGGCGGCCGAGAAGGACCCGTCGGTGCTGAAGAACCTGCCCAGCCGTCCGCAGTCGTCGAACGCCGCGTTCGGCCTGACCCCCACGTACCCCTTCAAGGAGTGCCTGGAGGCGGCCGACGAGCCGTACAGCGAGTACTGCACGACGTTCGGCCGCCAGGCGCCGGTGCGGGGCTTCACCGACACCAAGGGCTGGTACCCGGGCATCGAGATCCGCGACGGTTCGCCGTACGCGCGGGACAACGACGCCTCGGTGGTGGTCCCGTCGAAGGGCAACCAGCAGTACACCACCCGGGTGGTGAACCCGGACGGCACCCCGGCGACCGACTACTACGGTTCGACGCTGGGTGGCGGGGCGATCGTGCTCGGCACCGGCAATCCGGGTGACGCGGGTGTCGCGTACGGCACGTCGATCATCATCAAGCGCGCCGCCAAGGACAACTCGTACGCCACGGTGTACGTGGTTCCGCCGCGGAGCTGA
- a CDS encoding HAD family hydrolase produces the protein MGRGAAFFDLDKTVIAKSSALAFGRPFYRDGLITRRDVVKSAYAQLMFRLGGTDEQTMARTRDYLATLCKGWPVEQVRQIVAETLHELINPYVYAEAAALIEEHQAAGRDVVLVSASGEEMVRPIGELLGVTDVIATRMAVVEGRYSGEVEFYAAGPSKVDAVGELAQERDYDLADSYAYSDSYSDRPLLECVGHPSVVNPDRALRRLAMENAWPVLEFRHPIPLGRRLRERPAVPVAAAALGVGVGVAIGIAWYGRHRRTRAAAPTA, from the coding sequence GTGGGCCGTGGTGCCGCTTTCTTCGATCTCGACAAGACCGTCATCGCCAAGTCGAGCGCTCTGGCGTTCGGTCGGCCGTTCTACCGGGACGGGCTGATCACCCGGCGTGACGTGGTCAAGTCGGCGTACGCGCAGCTGATGTTCCGGCTGGGCGGCACCGACGAGCAGACCATGGCCCGGACCCGGGACTACCTGGCCACGCTCTGCAAGGGCTGGCCGGTGGAGCAGGTCCGCCAGATCGTCGCGGAGACGCTGCACGAGCTGATCAACCCCTACGTGTACGCCGAGGCGGCTGCCCTCATCGAGGAGCACCAGGCCGCCGGCCGGGATGTCGTGCTGGTCTCCGCCTCGGGCGAGGAGATGGTCCGGCCGATCGGCGAGCTGCTCGGGGTGACCGACGTGATCGCCACCCGGATGGCTGTCGTCGAGGGCCGCTACAGCGGCGAGGTCGAGTTCTACGCGGCCGGCCCGAGCAAGGTCGACGCGGTGGGCGAGCTGGCCCAGGAGCGCGACTACGACCTGGCCGACTCGTACGCGTACTCCGACTCGTACAGTGACCGGCCGTTGCTGGAGTGCGTGGGGCACCCGTCCGTGGTCAACCCGGACCGGGCGCTGCGCAGGCTGGCGATGGAGAACGCGTGGCCGGTGCTGGAGTTCCGGCACCCGATCCCGCTGGGCCGCCGGTTGCGCGAGCGGCCGGCGGTGCCGGTCGCGGCGGCGGCGCTGGGCGTGGGTGTCGGCGTCGCCATCGGCATCGCCTGGTACGGCCGGCACCGCCGGACCCGGGCCGCCGCGCCCACCGCCTGA